Proteins from a genomic interval of Polaribacter sp. Q13:
- a CDS encoding type II toxin-antitoxin system RelE/ParE family toxin: protein MQVFYSKLARLKYIRITNYLLETWSLQSKNNFIKKFDLKIQQIKLHPYSCLESFEYKGLYKCVVTKQTTFYYRVLQNQQEIEIITIFDTRQNPNKLNKDL from the coding sequence ATGCAAGTTTTTTATTCCAAACTAGCAAGACTTAAATATATTAGAATAACAAATTATCTACTTGAAACCTGGAGCTTACAAAGCAAAAACAATTTTATTAAAAAGTTTGATTTAAAAATTCAACAAATAAAATTACATCCCTATAGTTGCTTAGAATCATTTGAATATAAAGGTCTTTACAAATGTGTTGTTACAAAACAAACCACTTTTTATTATAGAGTTCTTCAAAATCAACAAGAAATAGAAATCATTACTATTTTTGACACCAGACAAAATCCTAATAAGTTAAATAAAGATTTGTAA
- a CDS encoding type IA DNA topoisomerase — protein sequence MKVCIAEKPSVAREIASILGANTKRDGYYEGNGYAVTYTFGHLCTLLEPKDYKPHWKSWDLNNLPMLPERFDTKVTGDAGIKKQFNIVKSLFEKADVIINCGDAGTEGELIQRWVINQCGYKGKVLRLWISSLTEEAIKEGFNNLKPAEQYDNLYYAGYSRAIGDWLLGLNATRLYTVKFGGFKQVLSVGRVQTPTLAMLVNRYFEIENFKPQPYWELQTTYRNTLFNYEDGRFLKQEDGQVLANKVKESDFEIVSVTKKKGKEYAPKLFDLTGLQVYCNNKFGFSADETLKMVQKLYEMKVVTYPRVDTTFLPNDVYPKIAGILSKLTNYSELTEPLLGKKIKKSKRVFDDKKVTDHHAIIPTGIQGNLQYNQQQVYDIITRRFIGVFYPDSDVSNTSVIGKAADVPFKTTGKEILTKGWRVAFETEESKIKKEMNEKTTLPSFVKGEKGPHEPSFLEKETKPPRNFTEASLLRAMETAGKQVDDDEMRELMKENGIGRPSTRASIIETLFRRKYIERKKKLVLPTQTGIDLINIIDNELLKSAELTGRWEKRLKEIERGEFNAGTFINNMKKMVDELVYEVRSNTSKKRISSNSSVVVSEKKQSASSKTKSSKKQVAGKTCPKCKKGHILKGSSAFGCSEYKNNCDLKIPFEIYGKKVSENQLIRLIDKGCTTNLKGFKTNNGSVEGLIRFDDDFSLKLEPKQKVANSSSVEKSSDKIICPKCKKGTILKGKTAYGCSNYKNGCDFVFTFENIKKIANGKPLTKELVLKIISA from the coding sequence ATGAAAGTCTGTATTGCCGAAAAGCCATCTGTAGCAAGAGAAATAGCTAGTATTCTGGGAGCCAACACAAAACGTGATGGTTATTACGAAGGAAACGGTTATGCAGTAACGTATACATTCGGGCATTTATGTACCCTTTTAGAACCTAAAGATTACAAACCGCATTGGAAAAGTTGGGATTTAAACAACTTACCCATGCTTCCAGAACGTTTTGATACCAAAGTTACTGGAGATGCAGGAATAAAAAAACAATTCAATATTGTAAAATCTTTATTCGAAAAAGCAGACGTTATCATTAATTGTGGGGATGCGGGAACAGAAGGAGAATTGATTCAGCGTTGGGTAATTAACCAATGTGGCTATAAAGGAAAAGTTCTCCGTTTATGGATTTCCTCCTTAACAGAAGAAGCTATTAAAGAAGGTTTTAACAACTTAAAACCAGCAGAACAATACGACAATTTATATTACGCAGGATATTCTAGAGCAATCGGAGATTGGCTTTTAGGTTTAAATGCAACTCGTTTATACACCGTAAAATTTGGCGGATTTAAACAGGTTTTATCGGTAGGTAGAGTACAAACTCCTACCCTAGCCATGTTGGTAAATCGTTATTTTGAAATTGAAAACTTTAAACCACAACCGTATTGGGAATTACAAACAACCTATAGAAATACACTGTTTAATTATGAAGATGGTCGATTTTTAAAACAAGAAGACGGACAAGTTCTTGCTAATAAAGTTAAAGAATCTGATTTTGAAATTGTTTCTGTTACCAAGAAAAAAGGAAAAGAATACGCTCCTAAATTGTTTGATTTAACGGGTTTACAAGTATATTGTAATAATAAATTTGGTTTTTCTGCAGATGAAACACTAAAAATGGTTCAGAAGTTATATGAGATGAAAGTGGTTACGTATCCAAGAGTTGATACTACTTTTTTACCAAATGATGTGTATCCTAAAATTGCAGGAATTTTATCGAAATTAACTAATTACAGCGAGCTTACAGAACCGCTTTTAGGTAAAAAGATCAAAAAATCAAAACGTGTTTTTGATGATAAAAAAGTAACGGATCACCACGCTATTATTCCTACCGGAATTCAGGGGAATTTACAATACAATCAGCAACAAGTGTACGATATTATTACACGTAGATTTATTGGTGTTTTTTATCCAGATTCTGATGTTTCTAACACTTCTGTAATTGGTAAAGCGGCTGACGTTCCTTTTAAAACTACAGGTAAAGAAATTTTAACTAAAGGATGGCGTGTTGCTTTTGAAACTGAAGAAAGCAAGATTAAAAAAGAAATGAATGAGAAAACAACTTTGCCTTCTTTTGTAAAAGGAGAGAAAGGACCTCACGAACCTTCGTTTTTAGAAAAAGAAACAAAACCACCAAGAAACTTTACTGAAGCAAGTTTATTACGCGCCATGGAAACTGCCGGAAAGCAAGTTGATGATGATGAAATGCGAGAGCTCATGAAAGAAAACGGAATTGGTAGACCGTCTACAAGAGCAAGTATTATTGAAACTTTGTTCCGAAGAAAATATATTGAGCGTAAGAAAAAATTGGTTTTGCCTACACAAACGGGAATCGATTTAATTAATATTATTGATAACGAATTATTAAAATCTGCCGAATTAACTGGGCGTTGGGAAAAACGTTTAAAAGAAATTGAACGAGGAGAATTTAATGCCGGAACTTTTATAAATAATATGAAGAAAATGGTAGATGAATTGGTCTATGAGGTCCGTTCTAATACTTCTAAAAAACGAATTTCATCTAACTCTTCTGTCGTTGTGAGCGAAAAGAAGCAATCTGCTAGTTCAAAAACAAAATCTTCCAAAAAACAGGTTGCAGGTAAAACGTGTCCGAAATGTAAAAAAGGACACATTTTAAAAGGCTCCTCTGCTTTTGGGTGCTCTGAATATAAAAATAATTGCGATTTAAAAATTCCTTTTGAAATCTATGGAAAAAAGGTTTCTGAAAACCAATTAATTAGATTGATTGATAAAGGATGTACAACCAATTTAAAAGGTTTTAAGACCAACAATGGTTCTGTAGAAGGATTAATTAGATTTGATGATGATTTTAGTTTAAAATTAGAACCAAAACAAAAAGTTGCTAATTCTAGCTCCGTTGAGAAGAGTTCTGATAAAATTATCTGTCCAAAATGTAAAAAAGGAACTATTTTAAAAGGAAAAACTGCTTACGGTTGTTCTAATTATAAAAATGGTTGCGATTTCGTTTTCACCTTTGAAAACATCAAAAAAATAGCCAACGGAAAACCGTTGACTAAAGAATTGGTACTAAAAATTATAAGTGCTTAA
- a CDS encoding long-chain fatty acid--CoA ligase: protein MNYTHLLQVIKDNTKRFTTKEAIFYKDEASQSWKGITWDSFYFQIQQVSKALINFGIKEQNNIGVFAQNMTEWIISDLGIMGVRAVTIPIYATNSTKEVEYVVNDAEISVLFVGDQEEFDKVEHISENNKYLKLIVALTKTVDLRNHKNAVYFTDFINAEFPKSIDTELEKRHFDSKLDDLASIIYTSGTTGEPKGVMLDHNNFGSSLKAHDEEIDVDENDVSLSFLPLSHIYERSWVFFCLHKGIQVYFNQDPKKIADVLKEVKPTLMCTVPRIFEKIFTAIQEKRKEASPTKMKLASWALGVGNKYHNKYKRLEKKVPLSLKLKYKVADKLVLSKLRDVFGGNIKFMPCGGAPLGPDLVSFFHSFALNIKCGYGLTETTATVTLFGDHYFEFNSAGKPISGTEIKIGHNNEILVKGPGVMKGYYKKPEATAEVFENGWFKTGDAGKIDKLGNLVITDRIKDLMKTSGGKYIAPQKLEMALVSDSFIEQIAVIGDQQKYVTALAVPSFENIKKYAEEHKISFKDIEDLINNNQIKAMFEKRFEELQKEFSKFEKIKKFTLLPKEFSLEAGEITATLKLKRKVIQKKYKELIDKMYAD, encoded by the coding sequence ATGAATTACACACATTTACTACAAGTAATTAAAGATAATACCAAGAGATTTACAACTAAAGAAGCTATTTTTTATAAAGATGAAGCCTCACAAAGTTGGAAAGGAATTACCTGGGATTCTTTTTACTTTCAAATTCAACAAGTTTCAAAAGCATTAATCAACTTTGGAATAAAAGAACAAAATAATATTGGTGTTTTTGCTCAAAATATGACCGAATGGATTATATCCGATTTGGGAATTATGGGAGTAAGAGCTGTAACCATTCCTATTTATGCAACCAATTCTACAAAAGAAGTGGAATACGTTGTAAACGATGCAGAAATTAGTGTTTTGTTTGTTGGGGATCAAGAAGAATTTGATAAAGTTGAACACATTTCGGAAAATAATAAATATCTGAAATTAATAGTTGCTTTAACTAAAACAGTTGATTTAAGAAATCATAAAAATGCTGTTTATTTTACTGATTTTATAAATGCAGAATTTCCAAAAAGCATTGATACTGAATTAGAAAAACGCCATTTTGACTCTAAATTAGATGATTTAGCAAGTATTATTTACACCTCTGGAACAACAGGAGAACCGAAAGGAGTGATGTTAGATCACAACAACTTTGGTTCCTCATTAAAAGCGCATGATGAAGAGATTGATGTGGATGAAAATGATGTTTCATTAAGTTTTTTACCGTTAAGCCATATTTACGAACGTAGTTGGGTGTTTTTCTGTTTGCACAAAGGAATTCAGGTGTATTTTAACCAAGATCCAAAGAAAATTGCAGATGTTCTAAAAGAGGTGAAACCAACTTTAATGTGTACGGTTCCTAGAATTTTTGAGAAAATTTTTACAGCCATTCAAGAAAAGAGAAAAGAAGCTTCACCAACTAAAATGAAATTAGCAAGTTGGGCATTGGGAGTTGGGAATAAATACCACAATAAGTACAAACGTCTTGAGAAAAAAGTGCCTTTATCACTAAAGTTAAAGTATAAAGTTGCAGACAAATTAGTATTGAGCAAATTACGAGATGTCTTTGGCGGAAATATAAAATTTATGCCTTGTGGAGGCGCTCCTTTAGGTCCAGATTTGGTTTCGTTTTTCCATTCGTTTGCATTAAATATAAAATGCGGGTATGGTTTAACAGAAACAACAGCTACAGTTACGTTGTTTGGTGATCACTATTTCGAATTTAATTCTGCAGGAAAACCAATTTCAGGAACAGAAATTAAAATAGGTCATAATAATGAAATTTTAGTAAAAGGACCTGGGGTTATGAAAGGCTATTATAAAAAACCAGAAGCAACAGCAGAAGTTTTTGAAAATGGTTGGTTTAAAACTGGTGATGCAGGAAAAATAGACAAATTAGGTAATTTAGTGATTACCGATAGAATTAAAGATTTAATGAAAACTTCTGGAGGAAAATATATTGCTCCTCAAAAACTTGAAATGGCCTTGGTAAGTGATTCTTTTATAGAGCAAATAGCAGTAATAGGAGATCAACAAAAATATGTTACGGCGTTAGCGGTGCCTAGTTTCGAGAATATTAAAAAATACGCAGAAGAACATAAAATTAGTTTTAAAGACATAGAAGATTTGATTAATAATAATCAGATTAAAGCCATGTTTGAAAAACGTTTTGAGGAATTACAAAAAGAGTTTTCAAAATTTGAGAAAATAAAGAAATTTACCCTATTGCCTAAAGAGTTTAGTTTAGAAGCAGGAGAAATAACAGCTACTTTAAAACTAAAACGTAAAGTAATTCAAAAAAAATATAAAGAACTGATTGATAAAATGTATGCAGATTAA
- a CDS encoding sterol desaturase family protein gives MDFTNPLVYGVPCFLGLILVELAYSKHHKKEENKKLYKWKDLAASLTMGIGSAILAPLTKTIAAIVLFNFVYDLFNPLVEGIRTNIMGYESFGYAWYIWIICQLLDDFSYYWFHRQNHNVRFLWAAHIVHHSSDNFNLGTAVRNGWFTIFYKPFFYMWITAIGFPPEMLVVCLGIEALWQFQLHTVYIPKLGFFEKIFNTHTMHQVHHAQNMEYMDKNHGGFLNVFDRIFGTWKELDETIEIKYGVTAPPNSYNPLVILTHEYKDIWSDMKKSKNWYHKFMYAFAAPGWSHDGSTLTIKQTRKAMSEE, from the coding sequence ATGGATTTTACAAACCCTCTAGTATATGGTGTTCCTTGTTTTTTAGGACTAATTTTAGTAGAATTAGCGTATAGCAAACATCATAAAAAAGAAGAAAACAAAAAACTTTATAAATGGAAAGATTTAGCTGCAAGCCTTACAATGGGTATTGGCTCTGCTATTTTAGCTCCTTTAACAAAAACGATTGCTGCCATAGTGCTGTTTAATTTTGTGTACGATCTTTTTAACCCTTTGGTTGAAGGAATTCGTACAAATATTATGGGGTATGAATCTTTTGGTTATGCTTGGTATATTTGGATAATTTGTCAACTTTTAGATGATTTTAGTTATTATTGGTTTCATAGACAGAACCATAATGTTCGTTTTCTTTGGGCTGCGCATATTGTACATCACTCTTCTGATAATTTTAATTTAGGTACTGCGGTAAGAAATGGTTGGTTTACAATTTTTTATAAACCTTTTTTTTATATGTGGATTACCGCTATTGGGTTTCCTCCAGAAATGCTGGTCGTATGTTTGGGTATTGAAGCTTTATGGCAATTTCAGTTGCATACTGTTTATATACCCAAATTAGGTTTCTTTGAAAAAATATTTAATACACATACAATGCACCAAGTGCATCATGCCCAAAATATGGAATATATGGATAAAAATCATGGTGGTTTTTTAAATGTATTTGATAGAATTTTTGGAACATGGAAAGAGCTTGATGAAACCATTGAAATAAAATATGGAGTAACAGCACCTCCTAATTCATACAATCCATTAGTAATTTTAACACATGAGTATAAAGATATTTGGAGTGATATGAAAAAATCTAAGAACTGGTATCATAAATTCATGTATGCTTTTGCAGCTCCTGGATGGAGCCATGATGGAAGTACGCTTACCATTAAACAGACTCGAAAGGCTATGAGTGAAGAATAG
- a CDS encoding DUF6495 family protein, with protein MKYRQLTKEQFESLHEDFARFLATQSIDVKEWNQIKEETPEVAEEEMNVFSDVVWDDVLTKTNYVEHFSKTSVNLFKCDAEEIHRIAIKITWDINLLEQKGFEWLMQNPMDNSVEIFKGTKPYNKDERNTEIFDLIEKGSVISKGEIFEYFSQLVS; from the coding sequence ATGAAATATAGACAACTTACCAAAGAACAATTCGAAAGTTTACATGAAGATTTTGCTCGTTTTTTAGCAACACAAAGTATCGATGTAAAAGAATGGAATCAAATTAAAGAAGAAACACCAGAAGTGGCAGAAGAAGAAATGAATGTTTTTTCTGATGTGGTTTGGGACGATGTTCTAACAAAAACAAACTACGTAGAACATTTCTCTAAAACCTCTGTAAACCTATTTAAGTGCGATGCAGAAGAAATTCATAGAATTGCGATAAAAATAACTTGGGATATTAATTTACTTGAACAAAAAGGTTTCGAATGGTTAATGCAAAACCCGATGGATAATTCTGTAGAGATTTTTAAAGGCACAAAACCTTATAATAAAGACGAAAGAAATACCGAAATTTTCGACTTAATAGAAAAAGGAAGTGTTATTTCTAAAGGAGAAATCTTTGAGTATTTTAGTCAGTTAGTTTCTTAA
- a CDS encoding carboxypeptidase regulatory-like domain-containing protein — protein sequence MTKKLLLLLSFLIWGLTPVNAQVTTSKIKGIVTDVAGEPLFGATISVLHTPTGTLTGTTAQENGRFTVLNLRVGGPYKITFSYLGFKTQEVNGVFLSLGKTTNVNGKLAEEGESLEEIVISSSKNSTFNSDRTGAQTSVSATQLKTLPTISRSAADFTRLEPSASGNSFGGKNDQFNNFSLDGAIFTNPFGLDSPTPGGQTGAQPISLDAIEQISVSIAPYDVTQSGFTGASVNAVTKSGTNEFKGTVYGFFRNEDLTGGKVKGEDVVKPDLSQKQFGFSIGGPIIKNKLFFFANYEKDDRTDLGTAGWIPNNNDGTLAINESSVLESDLVTVQNSLSGLGYDTGRYQGFNYGSKSSKGIFKLDLNINQDHRLSLIYNFLNASKENSAHPTALGTRGPNFQTLQFENSGYEINNNINSFQLELNSTFSDKITNKFQTGYTHFDDYRTPLSSPIPAITIQDGNGSNYIITGHEPFSINNTLDQKVFQISNNTNFLLENHTITAGVSFEKFQFDNSFNLGAYGYDENGDFVQEVGAFAAYGSLAAFMTDVNDGTLASAIANAESLNTTNNSLPTGDGWALAETNVGQFALYVQDEWNVNDNFKLTYGIRFDKPLYFDTQDKIDENIARKPFTFDPSIDYFNPNTNQTTKIDSRTLPDNGFLFSPRFGFNWDASGDGTTQVRGGSGIFTGRFPFVWLGNQVQGLDSFFYQVVDPDFKWPQVWRTNIGVDHRFDNGIIATTDISYTKDINGAHVQNWGLRNPSGTLNAPGDDRPTYLDGDKGNNAYVFTNSNKGRVWNASLKLQKSFDNGLYASVAYNYLDAKDVNSIEAEITGDAFDFNPNLGDANQDVLSYSKYGDTHRFIGVASKKFNFFGENAPTTFSTFFEYARGGRFNYTYAGNINGDSSFQNNDLLYVPTVSELSQMQFTGIGQADAFEAYINQDDYLSDRRGEYVERYGALSPWRSRWDFKMLQDINFKVSESKEHTVQISLDILNIGNLLNSDWGVVQEPRDLQPLAVTVDATNTPIYTFNTDLTETFTPVSDLRSRWQAQIGLRYIF from the coding sequence ATGACAAAAAAACTACTTTTATTATTATCATTTCTAATTTGGGGTTTAACACCTGTAAATGCACAGGTTACAACATCTAAAATTAAAGGAATTGTAACAGATGTTGCAGGAGAACCTTTGTTTGGTGCAACAATTTCTGTTTTGCACACTCCTACCGGAACTTTAACTGGTACTACAGCTCAAGAAAATGGTAGATTTACTGTTTTAAACTTAAGAGTAGGCGGACCTTATAAGATTACATTTAGTTATTTAGGATTTAAAACTCAAGAAGTAAATGGTGTTTTTTTATCATTAGGTAAAACGACCAATGTTAATGGTAAGTTAGCTGAAGAAGGAGAGTCTTTAGAGGAAATAGTTATTTCATCATCTAAAAATTCTACTTTTAATAGTGATAGAACAGGTGCACAAACAAGTGTATCTGCAACACAATTAAAAACATTACCAACAATTTCTAGGTCAGCAGCAGACTTTACAAGATTAGAACCTTCTGCAAGTGGAAATTCTTTTGGAGGTAAAAATGATCAGTTTAATAACTTTTCTTTAGACGGTGCTATTTTTACAAACCCTTTCGGGTTAGATTCTCCAACACCAGGAGGTCAAACAGGAGCACAACCAATATCTTTAGATGCAATTGAGCAAATTTCTGTTTCTATTGCTCCTTATGATGTTACTCAATCTGGTTTTACAGGAGCTTCTGTAAATGCAGTTACAAAGAGTGGAACAAACGAATTTAAAGGAACAGTTTACGGTTTCTTTAGAAATGAAGATTTAACAGGAGGTAAGGTTAAAGGAGAAGATGTTGTAAAACCAGATTTAAGTCAAAAACAATTTGGATTTAGTATTGGAGGCCCTATTATCAAAAATAAATTATTTTTCTTTGCAAATTACGAGAAAGATGATAGAACAGATTTAGGTACAGCAGGTTGGATACCTAATAACAACGATGGAACATTAGCTATTAATGAGTCTAGCGTTTTAGAATCAGACTTAGTAACAGTGCAAAATTCACTTTCTGGATTAGGTTATGACACGGGGAGATATCAAGGATTTAATTATGGATCTAAATCTTCTAAAGGTATTTTTAAATTAGATTTAAATATAAATCAAGATCATAGATTATCTTTAATTTATAACTTTTTAAATGCTTCTAAAGAAAATTCTGCACATCCTACAGCTTTAGGAACTAGAGGTCCTAATTTTCAAACATTACAATTCGAAAATTCAGGTTATGAAATTAACAATAATATAAATTCTTTTCAATTAGAATTAAATTCAACTTTTTCTGATAAAATTACAAATAAGTTTCAGACGGGTTATACTCATTTTGATGATTATAGAACGCCTTTATCAAGTCCAATTCCAGCTATTACAATTCAAGATGGTAATGGAAGTAACTATATAATTACTGGTCACGAACCTTTTTCGATTAATAATACTTTAGATCAAAAAGTATTTCAAATTTCAAATAATACAAACTTCTTATTAGAAAATCATACAATTACTGCAGGTGTATCTTTTGAAAAATTTCAGTTTGATAACTCATTTAATTTAGGAGCTTATGGATATGATGAAAATGGTGATTTTGTTCAAGAAGTTGGAGCTTTTGCTGCTTATGGTAGTTTAGCTGCTTTTATGACAGATGTTAATGATGGAACTTTAGCTTCTGCAATAGCAAATGCAGAATCACTAAATACTACAAATAATAGTTTACCTACAGGAGATGGATGGGCTTTAGCTGAAACAAATGTTGGTCAGTTTGCTCTTTATGTACAAGATGAATGGAATGTAAATGACAATTTTAAATTAACGTACGGTATTCGTTTTGATAAACCTTTGTATTTTGATACTCAAGATAAAATTGATGAAAACATAGCTAGAAAACCATTTACGTTTGACCCAAGTATCGATTATTTTAATCCTAATACAAATCAAACAACTAAAATAGACTCTAGAACATTACCAGATAATGGTTTCTTATTCTCACCAAGATTTGGTTTCAATTGGGATGCTAGTGGAGATGGAACAACACAAGTTAGAGGTGGAAGCGGTATTTTTACAGGACGTTTTCCTTTTGTATGGTTAGGTAATCAAGTACAAGGTTTAGATAGTTTCTTTTATCAAGTTGTAGATCCAGATTTTAAATGGCCACAAGTTTGGAGAACAAATATTGGTGTAGATCATAGATTTGATAACGGAATAATTGCTACTACAGATATTTCGTATACAAAAGATATTAATGGAGCTCATGTACAAAACTGGGGATTAAGAAATCCTTCTGGAACTTTAAATGCGCCAGGAGATGATAGACCAACTTATTTAGATGGAGATAAAGGAAACAATGCCTATGTATTTACAAATTCTAATAAAGGAAGAGTTTGGAATGCCTCTTTAAAATTACAAAAATCTTTTGATAATGGGTTATATGCAAGTGTAGCTTATAATTATTTAGATGCTAAAGATGTAAACTCAATAGAAGCAGAAATTACTGGAGATGCTTTTGATTTTAATCCAAATTTAGGAGACGCAAATCAAGATGTATTATCATATTCTAAATACGGAGATACACACAGATTTATTGGTGTAGCTTCTAAGAAGTTTAACTTCTTCGGAGAAAATGCTCCAACAACTTTTTCTACTTTCTTTGAATATGCAAGAGGTGGAAGATTTAATTATACATATGCTGGTAATATAAATGGAGATTCTTCTTTTCAGAACAATGATTTATTATATGTACCAACTGTATCAGAATTAAGTCAAATGCAATTTACAGGAATAGGACAAGCAGATGCTTTTGAAGCTTACATCAATCAAGATGATTATTTAAGTGATAGACGAGGAGAGTACGTAGAACGTTATGGGGCATTATCTCCATGGAGGTCTCGTTGGGATTTTAAAATGTTACAAGACATTAACTTTAAAGTATCAGAAAGTAAAGAACACACAGTTCAAATTAGTTTAGATATTTTAAATATAGGTAACTTACTAAATTCAGATTGGGGAGTTGTACAAGAACCAAGAGATTTACAACCATTAGCTGTAACTGTAGATGCTACCAATACACCAATTTATACTTTTAATACAGACTTAACAGAAACATTTACACCCGTTTCAGATTTAAGATCTCGTTGGCAAGCACAAATTGGTTTACGTTATATTTTCTAA
- the rplI gene encoding 50S ribosomal protein L9 — protein MELILRQDVENLGFKDDIVEVKNGYGRNFLIPTRQAVLATSSAKKVLAENLKQRAYKEAKLIEDATTIAEAVKGYEIKIASKVGSGDKLFGSVNNIDLAAALAKAGTDLDKKFIKVVGGSVKRLGKYEASVRLHRAVVAEIIFEVIAE, from the coding sequence ATGGAATTGATATTAAGACAAGACGTAGAAAATTTAGGATTTAAAGACGATATCGTAGAAGTGAAAAACGGATATGGTAGAAACTTTTTAATCCCTACAAGACAAGCAGTTTTAGCTACTTCATCTGCAAAGAAAGTTTTAGCAGAGAATTTAAAACAACGTGCTTACAAAGAAGCTAAATTAATTGAAGATGCTACTACAATAGCAGAAGCAGTTAAAGGATATGAAATTAAAATTGCATCTAAAGTTGGTTCAGGAGACAAATTATTTGGTTCTGTAAACAACATCGATTTAGCTGCAGCTCTTGCAAAAGCAGGAACAGACTTAGATAAGAAATTTATTAAAGTTGTTGGTGGTTCTGTAAAAAGATTAGGTAAATATGAAGCTTCTGTAAGATTACATAGAGCAGTAGTTGCTGAAATTATTTTTGAAGTTATTGCTGAATAA
- the rpsR gene encoding 30S ribosomal protein S18, whose amino-acid sequence MASIEQQAKGGKSADVRYLTPLDIDTKKEAKYCRFKKKDIKYIDFKDADFLMYLVNEQGKILPRRLTGTSLKYQRKVAQAIKRARHLALMPYVGDMLK is encoded by the coding sequence ATGGCATCAATAGAACAACAAGCAAAAGGCGGTAAATCTGCTGACGTTAGATATTTAACGCCATTAGATATAGACACTAAAAAAGAAGCTAAATATTGTAGATTTAAGAAAAAAGATATCAAGTATATCGATTTTAAAGATGCAGACTTCTTAATGTATTTAGTAAACGAACAAGGTAAAATTTTACCAAGACGTTTAACAGGAACATCATTAAAATATCAACGTAAAGTTGCGCAAGCAATTAAAAGAGCGCGTCATTTAGCGTTAATGCCTTACGTTGGAGATATGTTAAAATAA
- the rpsF gene encoding 30S ribosomal protein S6 — protein sequence MNHYETVFILNPVLSDTQIKETVQKFEDYLVSKGAEMISKENWGLKKLAYPIQKKKSGFYHLLEFKIAGEEISAYELEFRRDDSVMRYLTVKLDKHAAAWAKIRTERVKSTKK from the coding sequence ATGAATCATTACGAAACTGTTTTCATTTTGAATCCCGTTTTATCTGACACTCAGATAAAGGAGACAGTACAAAAATTCGAAGATTATTTAGTTTCCAAAGGAGCTGAAATGATCTCAAAAGAGAATTGGGGCCTTAAGAAATTAGCGTATCCAATCCAAAAGAAAAAAAGTGGTTTTTATCACTTATTAGAGTTTAAAATTGCTGGAGAAGAAATCTCTGCATATGAGTTAGAATTTAGAAGAGATGATAGCGTTATGCGTTACCTAACTGTTAAATTAGACAAACATGCTGCTGCTTGGGCAAAAATTAGAACTGAACGTGTTAAATCTACAAAAAAATAA